A region of Lepeophtheirus salmonis chromosome 13, UVic_Lsal_1.4, whole genome shotgun sequence DNA encodes the following proteins:
- the LOC121128296 gene encoding cuticle protein 18.6, with amino-acid sequence MYTSVFLLSVVFSCAFGAPQYPASQPAYTPVEEPQPYAYQYAVQDPQSGNDFSAEESSDGQVISGSYQVALPDGRIQTVTYTVSGDSGYVADVQYEGTPSYPEAPQQPRYV; translated from the coding sequence ATGTACACCTCAGTATTCCTTCTTTCCGTCGTCTTCTCATGTGCCTTTGGAGCACCCCAATATCCAGCCTCTCAGCCTGCTTACACTCCTGTTGAAGAGCCACAACCCTACGCTTATCAATACGCCGTTCAAGATCCCCAATCAGGAAATGACTTTTCTGCCGAAGAATCCTCTGATGGACAGGTCATCTCTGGATCCTATCAAGTGGCTCTCCCGGATGGTCGTATTCAAACTGTGACCTACACTGTGAGTGGAGATAGTGGATACGTTGCTGACGTTCAGTATGAAGGAACTCCATCCTATCCCGAAGCTCCTCAGCAACCCAGATATGTTTAA
- the LOC139907019 gene encoding cuticle protein 19-like, producing MIMYTSVFLLSIVFSCAFGAPQYQASQPAYAPVEEPYAYQYAVQDPQSGNDFSAEESSDGQVISGSYQVALPDGRIQTVTYTVSGDSGYVADVQYEGTPSYPEAPQQPRYV from the coding sequence ATGATCATGTACACCTCAGTATTCCTTCTTTCCATCGTCTTTTCATGTGCCTTTGGAGCACCCCAATATCAAGCCTCTCAGCCTGCTTATGCTCCAGTTGAAGAGCCTTACGCTTATCAATACGCCGTTCAAGATCCCCAATCAGGAAATGACTTTTCTGCCGAAGAATCCTCTGATGGACAAGTCATCTCTGGATCCTATCAAGTGGCTCTCCCCGATGGTCGTATTCAAACTGTGACCTACACTGTGAGTGGAGATAGTGGATACGTTGCTGACGTTCAGTATGAAGGAACTCCATCCTATCCCGAAGCTCCTCAGCAACCCAgatatgtttaa
- the LOC121127955 gene encoding cuticle protein 19-like: protein MYTSVFLLSVVFSCAFGAPQYQASQPVYAPVEEPYAYQYAVQDPQSGNDFSAEESSDGQVISGSYQVALPDGRIQTVTYTVSGDSGYVADVQYEGTPSYPEAPQQPRYV, encoded by the coding sequence ATGTACACCTCAGTATTCCTTCTTTCCGTCGTCTTCTCATGTGCCTTTGGAGCACCCCAATATCAAGCCTCTCAGCCTGTTTATGCTCCGGTTGAAGAGCCTTACGCTTATCAATACGCCGTTCAAGATCCCCAATCAGGAAATGACTTCTCTGCCGAAGAATCCTCTGATGGACAGGTCATCTCTGGATCCTATCAAGTGGCTCTCCCGGATGGTCGTATTCAAACTGTGACCTACACTGTGAGTGGAGATAGTGGATACGTTGCTGACGTTCAGTATGAAGGAACTCCATCCTATCCCGAAGCTCCTCAGCAACCCAgatatgtttaa